From Capra hircus breed San Clemente chromosome 1, ASM170441v1, whole genome shotgun sequence, the proteins below share one genomic window:
- the ZIC1 gene encoding zinc finger protein ZIC 1: protein MLLDAGPQYPAIGVTTFGASRHHSAGDVAERDVGLGINPFADGMGAFKLNPSSHELASAGQTAFTSQAPGYAAAAALGHHHHPGHVGSYSSAAFNSTRDFLFRNRGFGDAAAAASAQHSLFAASAGSFGGPHGHTDAAGHLLFPGLHEQAAGHASPNVVNGQMRLGFSGDMYPRPEQYGQVTSPRSEHYAAPQLHGYGPMNVNMAAHHGAGAFFRYMRQPIKQELICKWIEPEQLANPKKSCNKTFSTMHELVTHVTVEHVGGPEQSNHICFWEECPREGKPFKAKYKLVNHIRVHTGEKPFPCPFPGCGKVFARSENLKIHKRTHTGEKPFKCEFEGCDRRFANSSDRKKHMHVHTSDKPYLCKMCDKSYTHPSSLRKHMKVHESSSQGSQPSPAASSGYESSTPPTIVSPSTDNPTTSSLSPSSSAVHHTAGHSALSSNFNEWYV from the exons ATGCTCCTGGACGCCGGCCCCCAGTACCCCGCGATCGGCGTGACCACTTTTGGCGCGTCCCGCCACCACTCGGCGGGCGACGTGGCCGAGAGAGACGTGGGCCTGGGCATCAACCCGTTCGCCGACGGCATGGGTGCCTTCAAGCTCAACCCCAGCTCGCACGAGCTGGCCTCCGCGGGCCAGACAGCCTTCACATCCCAGGCTCCCGGCTACGCGGCTGCGGCGGCCCTGGGACATCACCACCACCCGGGCCACGTCGGCTCCTATTCGAGCGCAGCCTTCAACTCCACGCGGGACTTTCTGTTCCGCAACCGGGGCTTTGGCGACGCGGCGGCTGCAGCCAGCGCGCAACACAGTCTGTTCGCGGCTTCGGCCGGGAGCTTCGGGGGCCCACACGGCCACACGGACGCCGCGGGCCACCTCCTCTTCCCCGGCCTTCACGAGCAGGCGGCGGGCCATGCATCGCCCAATGTGGTCAACGGGCAGATGAGGCTTGGCTTCTCGGGGGACATGTACCCGCGGCCCGAGCAGTACGGCCAGGTGACCAGTCCGCGTTCAGAGCACTATGCCGCGCCACAGCTGCACGGCTACGGGCCTATGAACGTGAACATGGCCGCTCATCACGGCGCTGGCGCCTTCTTCCGCTACATGCGCCAGCCCATCAAACAGGAGCTCATCTGCAAGTGGATCGAGCCTGAGCAGCTGGCCAACCCCAAAAAGTCGTGCAACAAAACTTTCAGCACCATGCACGAGCTGGTCACGCACGTCACTGTGGAGCACGTCGGCGGACCGGAGCAGAGTAACCACATCTGCTTCTGGGAGGAGTGTCCGCGCGAGGGCAAGCCCTTCAAAGCCAAATACAAACTGGTCAACCACATCCGCGTGCACACGGGAGAGAagcccttcccctgccccttccctggcTGCGGCAAGGTCTTCGCCCGTTCTGAGAACTTAAAGATCCACAAAAGGACGCACACAG GGGAGAAGCCCTTCAAGTGCGAGTTCGAGGGCTGCGACCGACGCTTTGCCAACAGCAGCGATCGCAAGAAGCACATGCACGTGCATACGAGCGACAAGCCCTATCTTTGCAAGATGTGCGACAAGTCCTACACGCACCCCAGCTCGCTGCGCAAACACATGAAG GTCCATGAATCCTCCTCGCAGGGGTCGCAACCTTCGCCTGCCGCCAGCTCGGGCTACGAGTCCTCCACGCCGCCCACCATCGTGTCTCCCTCCACAGACAACCCGACCACCAGCTCCCTGTCGCCCTCATCCTCCGCGGTCCACCACACAGCCGGCCACAGCGCGCTCTCTTCCAATTTTAACGAATGGTACgtttaa